The genomic window AAATAGAAACCAGTTTTGGATCAATCGCCTTTATATTTATTTTTAAGATGTCATTAACTTGTAATCTATACGGTTTTGACTCTACCGCTGCAATCGCTGTTTGCTCGCCTGAATCATTTTTATCCTGAAGATAAACCAGATCTTTAATAGGAATACACGAGGTAAATAATACAGAAATTAATAAGAATAGGAAAAAACTTTTTTTTGTCATTCGTTCAATTTTATCGCAAATATAGTTTTTCCTTTAGCCTTCAGAAAAACCAAGTTGTCATTTGGGGTTGGTTAATTATTTTTAAATGTTTTTTCAAAAGGCACTCTGTGTAAAATACTTCGTCCTAATGTTATTTCGTCTGCATATTCCAATTCATCTCCAACCGATATTCCTCTCGCAATCGTTGAGATGATAATTTCAGAATCTGCTATTTGTTTATAGATATAAAAATTCGTTGTATCTCCCTCCATTGTTGAACTTAATGCAAAAATAATTTCAGATACATTTCCAGATTTCACTTTTGTCACCAAACTAGAAATATTCAACTGATTTGGTCCAACTCCTTCAATTGGCGAAATTTTTCCGCCTAGAACATGATATATTCCTTTAAACTGCCCAGTATTTTCTATCGCCATCACATCTCTAATATCTTCTACGATACATATTGTTTCATGATTTCTAACTGGATTAGCGCAAATCTCACAAATTTTAGTATCAGAAATATTATGACAGCTTTCACAAAACTTAATATCCTCTCGCATATTCAATAATGCTTGAGATAAAAAAGCGGTTTGCTCTTTAGGCTGTTTTAGCAAATGAAGAACTAATCGAAGTGCCGTACGCTTACCTATACCAGGTAATTGTGACATTTCGTTTACTGCTTTTTCAATTAATTTTGATGAAAATTCCATGACGACAAAAGTAATACTTTTAATGATTTAGCCTACATTACAGCCATTAAATTCAAGACCTAATGCTATTTGAAATTTATTACGAAACCTCCTTCTTTTGTGGGCTCAAACAAAAGCAGCAACTTATTGTTTAATACTGATTTGTAGCTAATAAAACTAATGTGCAAGCCACTTCTACCTCAATACCATTCGACTCTAATAATTGATATAATTGTGGATTCTCTGTCCCTGGATTAAAAACTACTCGTTTAGGATGCGATTCAACGATATAATTATAGTAATCTCTTTGACGA from Flavobacterium sp. KACC 22763 includes these protein-coding regions:
- the recR gene encoding recombination mediator RecR produces the protein MEFSSKLIEKAVNEMSQLPGIGKRTALRLVLHLLKQPKEQTAFLSQALLNMREDIKFCESCHNISDTKICEICANPVRNHETICIVEDIRDVMAIENTGQFKGIYHVLGGKISPIEGVGPNQLNISSLVTKVKSGNVSEIIFALSSTMEGDTTNFYIYKQIADSEIIISTIARGISVGDELEYADEITLGRSILHRVPFEKTFKNN